One genomic window of Rhodothermales bacterium includes the following:
- a CDS encoding PQQ-binding-like beta-propeller repeat protein, which translates to MLAGCSGSTDPYANWSMYEGDAGAAHYSSLTQIDRTNVKDLEIAWTYPAGSTSPAGFSPLVVDRTMYVVADSGALVALDAGTGEQLWVHGFPGAGRGAGGRGLLYWESDDRSDRRLFVPRGQNLFAIDASTGEVISSFGADGAVDVREGIQRDPEKIRAAPSSPGIVFENLVILGSGPGEGYGSGPGDIRAWDTRTGELAWVFHTIPHPGEYGYDSWEDPEVWKTAGGANVWGGMSVDVERSILYLPLGSATYDFYGADRLGANLFANSLVAVDARTGERIWHYQTVHHDLWDLDLAAAPVLMTVQHEGEELDIVVAAGKTGYLYVFDRVTGEPLWPIEEVPVPASDMPGEEAWPTQPIPTWPEPFSVLSFTVDDINPYIPQKEQDSLRQYVASMNNKGVFTPPSTTPTMQMPGNGGGANWGTTAADPVNAIFYVLNRNFPTVLTLERDIPGVPGADAFPPERGAFVYRQNCQLCHMENREGQPPLIPSMVGVMDRLKPTEFIQQVRQGKGTMPAFPDLSDQEISHLISYLSFPEFAPPPPPPTTTPATGVEEGPVRYKTGYGYFLASIGYAIKPPWATITAYDMHTGAKQWERPVGEVDSLAARGITDTGSVGLRGGPSVTAGGLLFLATDRKFRAYDKDTGEEVWTYELPGPVQGIPAIYEVDGKQYVAIGAGPGGGGLLAALMGGSQVPLPRNYVAFALPE; encoded by the coding sequence ATGCTGGCCGGATGTTCGGGATCAACCGATCCCTATGCCAACTGGAGCATGTACGAGGGCGACGCCGGCGCGGCGCATTACTCTTCGCTGACGCAGATCGATCGAACGAACGTAAAAGACCTCGAGATCGCCTGGACCTACCCCGCCGGATCGACCAGCCCCGCCGGCTTCAGCCCTCTCGTCGTCGACCGCACGATGTATGTCGTGGCCGACAGCGGCGCCCTCGTCGCGCTGGACGCCGGCACGGGCGAGCAACTGTGGGTCCATGGCTTCCCGGGAGCCGGCCGGGGTGCTGGGGGCCGGGGCCTGTTGTACTGGGAAAGTGACGATCGGTCCGACCGCCGGCTTTTTGTCCCCCGCGGCCAGAACCTCTTCGCCATCGACGCCTCCACCGGCGAGGTGATCTCGTCGTTTGGAGCAGACGGCGCTGTAGATGTGCGGGAGGGGATTCAACGCGATCCCGAAAAGATCCGAGCCGCCCCCTCGTCTCCGGGTATTGTCTTTGAGAACCTGGTGATCCTGGGCTCCGGCCCCGGCGAAGGGTACGGCTCAGGGCCGGGCGACATCCGGGCCTGGGATACCCGAACGGGCGAACTCGCCTGGGTCTTCCACACCATCCCCCACCCCGGTGAATACGGCTACGACAGCTGGGAGGACCCCGAGGTCTGGAAAACAGCCGGCGGCGCCAACGTCTGGGGCGGCATGAGCGTCGATGTCGAACGCAGCATCCTCTACCTGCCTCTGGGATCGGCGACGTACGACTTTTACGGCGCGGACCGGCTGGGCGCCAACCTGTTCGCCAATTCGCTGGTGGCGGTAGATGCCCGCACGGGCGAGCGGATCTGGCACTACCAGACCGTCCATCACGACCTGTGGGATTTGGACCTGGCGGCCGCGCCGGTGCTCATGACGGTGCAGCATGAGGGCGAGGAATTGGACATCGTTGTCGCCGCCGGCAAGACGGGGTATCTGTACGTGTTTGATCGGGTAACCGGCGAGCCGCTGTGGCCGATCGAGGAGGTGCCGGTCCCCGCCTCGGACATGCCCGGCGAGGAGGCTTGGCCCACCCAGCCGATTCCCACCTGGCCCGAGCCGTTCAGCGTGCTTTCGTTCACCGTAGACGATATCAACCCGTACATCCCTCAGAAGGAGCAGGACAGCCTCCGACAATACGTGGCCAGCATGAACAACAAGGGGGTTTTCACGCCCCCGAGCACCACGCCCACGATGCAGATGCCGGGGAACGGCGGAGGCGCCAACTGGGGCACCACGGCGGCCGACCCGGTCAATGCGATCTTCTATGTGCTCAATAGAAACTTCCCGACCGTCCTCACCCTCGAACGTGACATACCCGGCGTACCGGGAGCGGACGCCTTCCCGCCGGAACGCGGGGCGTTTGTCTACCGCCAGAACTGCCAGCTGTGCCATATGGAGAATCGGGAGGGCCAGCCGCCGCTCATTCCATCTATGGTTGGTGTGATGGACCGGCTCAAACCCACGGAATTCATCCAGCAGGTGCGTCAGGGCAAGGGCACGATGCCGGCGTTCCCCGACCTGTCCGATCAGGAGATTTCCCACCTGATTTCGTATCTCTCGTTCCCAGAATTTGCGCCACCACCACCGCCACCAACGACGACCCCGGCTACCGGCGTGGAAGAGGGCCCCGTACGTTACAAGACGGGTTACGGTTACTTCCTGGCCAGCATCGGCTACGCCATCAAACCGCCCTGGGCGACGATCACGGCGTACGACATGCATACGGGGGCGAAGCAGTGGGAGCGCCCGGTGGGTGAAGTGGATAGCCTGGCGGCCCGTGGTATCACGGACACCGGTTCGGTCGGCCTTCGCGGCGGCCCGTCCGTCACCGCCGGCGGGCTCCTCTTCCTGGCGACGGACCGGAAATTCAGGGCCTACGACAAGGACACCGGCGAGGAGGTCTGGACCTACGAATTGCCCGGGCCCGTTCAGGGAATCCCGGCCATCTATGAGGTCGACGGAAAGCAGTACGTGGCCATTGGCGCGGGGCCGGGCGGGGGCGGCCTCCTCGCGGCGTTGATGGGCGGGTCCCAGGTGCCGCTACCGCGGAATTACGTGGCGTTTGCGTTGCCGGAATGA
- a CDS encoding GMC family oxidoreductase gives MHTDARTLENGSIIEGDLCIIGAGAAGISMALEWQNAGRRVILLEGGGFDVEYAMQDLYTGESVGQPYFPLQSSRLHYFGGTTGHWGGWSSDYDPQDFEKRDWVPNSGWPISRADLEPFYRRACPYVEVGRDTFDPAVYQAEDPELVELPLDKSSVWAKMWQLSPPTRFGNVYRDAIVQSENIHLLTYANVGDIRTNEAVSRVEHVEIRSHDGNAHTVRARHFVLAGGAIQNARLLLAANTQAPKGLGNDADVVGRYFMEHLELIAARMILTRPLPMKLYTTQFGVTRHFAEVAITAAKQRELRILNGTSALRAQAAQNAAAGVTGFSADAVQNVRDRQERLARVQNQAGAPTQEAPRTEYVMQVRMEQAPNPDSRIMLSDQRDALGMPRVKLDWRIGELEKRSIRQLHETFAAEVGKAGIGRVQLSDWLLKDEPMWPANLGAGWHHMGTTRMDPDPKQGVVDVNCTVHGLSNLHVAGSAVFPTAGAANPTLTLLAMTLRLSDHLKGMV, from the coding sequence ATGCACACCGACGCACGCACACTCGAAAACGGCAGCATCATCGAAGGCGATCTCTGCATCATCGGCGCCGGCGCGGCCGGCATCAGCATGGCCCTCGAGTGGCAGAACGCTGGCCGGCGCGTCATCCTGCTCGAAGGCGGCGGCTTCGATGTGGAGTACGCCATGCAGGATCTCTATACCGGCGAAAGTGTCGGTCAGCCCTATTTCCCGCTCCAATCCTCGCGCCTGCACTATTTCGGTGGGACGACCGGCCACTGGGGCGGCTGGTCGTCCGACTACGACCCGCAGGATTTCGAGAAGCGCGACTGGGTGCCGAACAGCGGATGGCCTATCTCCCGGGCCGACCTCGAGCCGTTTTACAGGCGCGCCTGTCCCTATGTGGAAGTTGGTAGGGACACGTTCGATCCCGCGGTCTATCAGGCCGAGGACCCCGAACTCGTCGAACTGCCCCTCGACAAGTCGTCCGTCTGGGCGAAGATGTGGCAACTGAGCCCGCCTACCCGGTTCGGCAACGTGTACCGCGACGCGATCGTGCAGTCGGAGAACATCCACCTGCTCACCTACGCCAACGTCGGCGACATCCGGACCAACGAGGCGGTCTCGCGGGTCGAACACGTTGAAATCCGTTCGCACGACGGCAACGCGCACACCGTGCGTGCCCGCCACTTCGTCCTCGCCGGGGGCGCCATCCAGAATGCGCGGCTGCTCCTGGCCGCGAACACGCAGGCCCCGAAAGGCCTCGGCAACGACGCGGACGTCGTCGGCCGGTACTTCATGGAGCATCTGGAACTCATCGCGGCGCGCATGATCCTTACGCGGCCGCTCCCGATGAAGCTCTACACTACCCAGTTCGGTGTCACGAGACACTTCGCGGAAGTCGCCATCACGGCGGCAAAACAGCGGGAGCTCCGGATTCTCAACGGCACCTCGGCGCTACGGGCGCAGGCCGCCCAGAACGCGGCCGCCGGCGTCACCGGATTTTCGGCGGATGCTGTCCAGAACGTCCGCGATCGGCAGGAACGGCTCGCGCGGGTGCAAAACCAGGCCGGCGCTCCGACCCAGGAGGCGCCGCGCACCGAGTATGTGATGCAGGTCCGCATGGAACAGGCGCCCAATCCCGACTCCCGGATCATGCTCAGCGACCAGCGGGACGCCCTCGGGATGCCGCGCGTGAAGCTGGACTGGCGAATCGGTGAACTCGAGAAACGCTCGATCCGCCAGCTGCACGAGACCTTCGCCGCCGAAGTCGGCAAGGCCGGCATCGGCCGCGTCCAGCTCAGCGACTGGCTCCTCAAAGACGAGCCGATGTGGCCGGCCAACCTCGGCGCCGGCTGGCACCACATGGGCACCACCCGCATGGATCCCGACCCCAAGCAAGGGGTGGTCGACGTGAACTGCACCGTTCACGGCCTATCCAACCTGCACGTCGCCGGCTCGGCCGTTTTCCCCACCGCCGGCGCCGCCAACCCCACACTGACGCTGCTGGCGATGACGCTCCGGCTGTCGGATCATCTGAAGGGGATGGTGTGA
- a CDS encoding FG-GAP-like repeat-containing protein, with protein sequence MFHRQTWLFAAALLVATPALAQQSPAPDFIPDYLFEGSQLTAWQPLGTADWSAQNGTITGTARGSAGGLLVFDRSYEDVSVFSRFQCTGACDAGVLLRLEKTDGGMSGILISLREDEVAPFRVTLDVNGAILTRELAREPREDDGVRNAPSPLTRDAWNTIEIFVRANEIQNHLNGVRRSIAGGTAVPQTPESAAIGIFAPRETMPQAYGPIALYVGSGSVRFEDVAVKDWMHYTVAPEHVSDRFSRQHVAEFHYSWGVDAGDIDGDGVKDLVAGPYYYLGPDFRRRREYFPSRTFNPGVEYTPNMLAFAKDWTGDGWTDLIVSEMRQLAMFINPQGESRRWDRVLVVPDVCSEITIQADIDSDGEDEMVYVDRESRVSYGEPDAANPTGPWRLTKVSATLFEFNGCSIHGVGAGDVNGDGRTDVLQATGWWEQPATNPGSGNWKHHEVLFGESASFIGGGGAISVYDFNGDGLNDVITSLSAHGWGLAWYEQQRNAAGAISFEKHHIMGDFSTKNVGDVTFSELHAGAILADINRDGIMDFVTGKRHWAHLDTLVDPDPDGEAVTYWYETVRRPDAPGGVVFVPHLVHNKSGVGSEAKAKDINGDGAIDILTSGTRGTFILWGKP encoded by the coding sequence CCGACTGGAGCGCGCAAAACGGCACCATCACCGGCACCGCCCGCGGCAGCGCCGGCGGCCTGCTGGTATTCGACCGCTCCTACGAAGACGTCTCCGTGTTCTCTCGCTTCCAGTGCACCGGCGCCTGTGATGCCGGCGTGCTCCTTCGCCTGGAAAAAACGGACGGTGGGATGAGCGGCATCCTGATCTCGCTCCGCGAGGACGAAGTCGCCCCTTTCCGCGTCACGCTCGATGTGAACGGCGCCATCCTGACCCGCGAACTGGCCCGCGAGCCCCGGGAGGATGACGGCGTGCGGAACGCCCCGAGCCCCCTCACGCGCGACGCCTGGAATACCATCGAGATCTTTGTGCGTGCCAATGAGATCCAGAACCATTTGAATGGTGTACGCCGGTCCATCGCCGGCGGCACGGCCGTGCCGCAGACGCCGGAGTCCGCCGCCATCGGCATCTTCGCCCCACGTGAGACCATGCCGCAAGCCTATGGTCCCATCGCCCTGTACGTGGGTTCCGGCAGCGTCCGCTTCGAGGATGTCGCGGTCAAGGATTGGATGCATTACACGGTCGCGCCCGAGCACGTCTCCGACCGCTTTTCCAGGCAACATGTCGCGGAGTTTCATTACTCCTGGGGGGTCGATGCGGGCGACATCGATGGGGACGGGGTGAAGGACCTCGTGGCGGGCCCGTACTACTACCTCGGCCCCGACTTCCGTCGCCGGCGCGAGTATTTCCCTTCCCGTACGTTTAACCCCGGCGTCGAATACACGCCGAACATGCTCGCCTTTGCGAAGGACTGGACGGGCGACGGCTGGACCGACTTGATCGTGTCCGAAATGCGCCAACTCGCCATGTTCATCAACCCGCAGGGCGAAAGCCGGCGCTGGGACCGCGTCCTGGTCGTCCCCGATGTCTGCAGCGAGATCACCATCCAGGCCGATATCGATAGCGACGGCGAAGACGAAATGGTGTATGTGGATCGCGAAAGCCGCGTCTCCTACGGCGAGCCCGACGCCGCGAACCCGACCGGGCCCTGGCGCCTCACCAAAGTGTCCGCCACCCTGTTTGAGTTCAACGGCTGCAGCATCCACGGCGTCGGCGCCGGCGATGTCAACGGCGATGGCCGGACGGACGTCCTCCAGGCCACCGGATGGTGGGAGCAGCCGGCGACCAACCCCGGCAGCGGCAACTGGAAACACCACGAGGTGCTCTTCGGCGAGTCGGCTTCGTTCATCGGCGGCGGTGGCGCCATCTCGGTGTATGACTTCAACGGCGACGGCCTGAACGATGTCATCACCAGCCTCAGCGCCCACGGCTGGGGGCTGGCCTGGTACGAGCAGCAGCGCAACGCCGCCGGCGCCATCTCGTTCGAGAAACATCACATCATGGGAGACTTCTCGACGAAAAACGTCGGCGACGTCACGTTCTCCGAACTCCACGCCGGCGCCATCCTGGCGGACATCAACCGCGACGGGATCATGGACTTCGTCACCGGCAAACGCCACTGGGCCCACCTGGACACGTTGGTCGATCCGGACCCCGACGGCGAGGCCGTGACCTACTGGTACGAAACCGTCCGCCGGCCCGATGCCCCGGGCGGGGTCGTGTTTGTGCCCCATCTCGTCCATAACAAGTCCGGCGTCGGCTCGGAAGCCAAGGCGAAGGATATCAACGGAGACGGTGCGATCGACATCCTGACTTCGGGTACCCGTGGGACCTTTATCTTATGGGGCAAGCCGTAA